In a single window of the Gammaproteobacteria bacterium genome:
- a CDS encoding MFS transporter, with amino-acid sequence MAGAGESYFSAYAVFLKASTSQIGFLASVPPLLASFIQLLSAWLGHKTGHRKRIILAGAIGQGFSWVPLAILPLWFPDYAVPLMIASVVLYYASGNLTIPQWTSMMGDLVDERKRGRYFALRTKIASLTSFVALIAAGYILHWFDEREATLNGYFIIFTVACVARVVSIYHLAMMYDPPAHSNATEAPVDDCHWSQWLRSSTFLHFSLFFALIQFSVAVASPFFSVYLLRDLHFSYMEFMVCTAAAVLIQFLTLNRWGRISDVFGNRVTMIVCGSLIPLIPLMWIFSGNFYYLLFTQALSGFAWAGFNLSASNYLYELIPANRRVTFLALHNVAAGFGVFFGAMLGGVLGSVLPQHFTLFGIEFDWLTALYNIFILSFLLRLLTVVMFLPRIREMRRKRRVSPIRLIFRINRFNPLTGFFFDIVGSRRRTKLEKESDQKLISDSS; translated from the coding sequence ATGGCGGGGGCGGGGGAGAGCTATTTCAGCGCCTATGCGGTGTTCCTCAAGGCATCCACCAGTCAGATCGGGTTTCTGGCCTCGGTGCCGCCATTGCTGGCCTCGTTTATTCAATTACTCTCGGCGTGGTTAGGCCATAAAACCGGACACCGTAAACGGATTATCCTGGCCGGCGCCATCGGCCAAGGCTTTTCCTGGGTGCCTCTGGCCATATTACCGCTCTGGTTTCCCGACTATGCCGTACCGCTGATGATTGCCAGCGTGGTGCTTTACTATGCCTCGGGCAATCTGACCATCCCCCAGTGGACGAGCATGATGGGCGATCTGGTCGATGAGCGCAAACGCGGGCGCTATTTTGCGCTGCGGACCAAGATTGCCAGTTTGACCTCGTTTGTGGCCCTGATCGCTGCCGGCTATATCCTGCACTGGTTTGACGAGCGGGAAGCGACGCTCAATGGCTACTTCATTATCTTTACTGTGGCCTGCGTGGCACGGGTGGTTTCGATTTACCATCTGGCGATGATGTACGACCCACCTGCGCATTCAAACGCAACAGAAGCACCTGTTGACGATTGCCACTGGAGTCAATGGCTACGTAGTTCGACGTTTTTACACTTTTCACTTTTCTTTGCCTTGATACAGTTTTCGGTTGCCGTGGCCTCGCCGTTTTTTTCCGTGTATTTGCTGCGCGATCTGCACTTTAGTTATATGGAGTTCATGGTGTGTACCGCTGCCGCGGTGTTAATCCAGTTTTTGACCTTGAACCGCTGGGGAAGAATCTCCGATGTGTTCGGCAATCGGGTGACCATGATAGTATGCGGTTCCTTGATTCCGCTAATTCCCTTGATGTGGATTTTCTCGGGTAATTTTTACTACCTGTTGTTTACCCAGGCGCTGAGCGGCTTTGCCTGGGCTGGCTTCAATCTGAGTGCGAGTAACTATTTGTACGAACTGATTCCAGCCAATCGTCGAGTAACTTTTCTGGCCTTGCATAATGTCGCCGCCGGTTTTGGCGTGTTCTTTGGCGCAATGCTCGGTGGTGTACTTGGCAGCGTGTTGCCGCAACATTTTACTTTGTTCGGTATCGAGTTTGATTGGCTGACGGCCTTATACAATATTTTCATTTTGTCGTTTCTATTGCGCCTGCTGACGGTGGTTATGTTTTTACCCAGGATACGCGAAATGCGTAGGAAGCGACGGGTCAGTCCGATACGCCTGATTTTTCGTATCAATCGCTTTAATCCATTAACCGGGTTTTTCTTCGATATCGTCGGTAGCCGTCGTCGAACAAAATTGGAAAAAGAATCAGATCAAAAACTGATTTCAGATTCATCGTGA
- a CDS encoding DUF2778 domain-containing protein, with product MSGNAQAAVNEKYAGERYKPKVPACAESKIELNFNGSRLLMTVKGDKNRYFTYQAVSGRPNQSGKFVYSDERQKKAFEGPIQQADYWINPDEIWENSWYKFWVSDEAWGEFRITIHPYPSTKTHGRGGFFIHGGTVRGSADCIDLTTHISQFIKDLKRELNGRLNSYVPLRVRYH from the coding sequence ATGTCCGGGAATGCCCAAGCTGCAGTCAATGAAAAATATGCCGGCGAACGATACAAACCGAAAGTGCCAGCTTGCGCCGAATCCAAAATTGAATTGAACTTTAATGGCAGTCGCTTGTTGATGACAGTAAAGGGTGACAAAAATCGCTATTTTACTTATCAAGCGGTATCCGGTCGCCCAAATCAAAGCGGTAAATTCGTTTATTCTGATGAACGACAGAAAAAGGCCTTTGAAGGACCAATACAGCAGGCGGATTACTGGATTAACCCCGACGAGATTTGGGAAAACTCCTGGTATAAATTCTGGGTCTCAGACGAGGCATGGGGTGAGTTTCGTATCACCATACACCCCTATCCGTCTACCAAGACCCATGGTCGCGGAGGTTTCTTCATCCACGGCGGAACCGTTAGAGGCAGTGCCGACTGTATCGATTTAACTACCCATATTTCTCAATTTATAAAAGACTTGAAACGTGAGCTTAACGGTCGCCTGAACAGTTACGTTCCACTTCGGGTCAGGTATCACTAG
- the ilvC gene encoding ketol-acid reductoisomerase produces the protein MQVYYDKDADLNIIKGMKVSIIGYGSQGHAHANNLKDSGVDVTVGLRPTSASAAKAQSAGLKVANVPEAVASADLVMILTPDEFQSQLYKAEIEPHLKKGATLAFAHGFAIIYNQIIPRSDLDVIMIAPKAPGHTVRNEFKNGGGIPDLIAVQQNASGKAKEIALSYASAIGGGRTGIIETTFRDECETDLFGEQAVLCGGAVELVKAGFETLTEAGYPAEMAYFECLHELKLIVDLMYEGGIANMNYSISNNAEYGEYVTGPRVINDESRAAMRQALKNIQEGKYAKQFILEGQSGYPEMTAMRRLNAEHPIEIVGAKLRDMMPWIGRNKLVDKDKN, from the coding sequence ATGCAAGTTTATTACGATAAAGACGCGGACCTGAACATCATCAAAGGGATGAAGGTTTCCATCATCGGTTACGGTTCACAAGGTCACGCCCACGCTAACAATCTGAAAGATTCTGGCGTTGATGTTACCGTTGGTCTGCGTCCAACATCTGCTTCTGCGGCCAAGGCGCAATCTGCCGGTTTGAAAGTGGCAAACGTTCCTGAAGCGGTTGCCAGTGCGGATCTGGTTATGATTTTGACGCCGGATGAATTCCAGTCACAGTTGTATAAAGCGGAAATCGAGCCGCATTTGAAGAAAGGCGCGACCCTGGCTTTCGCACACGGCTTCGCCATCATCTACAACCAGATCATCCCACGTAGTGATCTCGACGTAATCATGATCGCACCAAAGGCACCTGGCCACACCGTACGCAATGAATTCAAAAACGGCGGCGGTATCCCTGACCTGATTGCTGTTCAACAGAATGCTTCTGGCAAGGCGAAAGAAATCGCATTGTCATATGCCTCTGCTATCGGCGGTGGTCGTACCGGTATCATCGAAACTACTTTCCGCGACGAGTGTGAAACCGACCTTTTCGGTGAGCAAGCGGTATTGTGTGGCGGCGCGGTTGAACTGGTTAAGGCTGGTTTCGAAACGCTAACTGAAGCCGGTTATCCAGCAGAGATGGCCTACTTCGAGTGCTTGCACGAATTAAAGCTGATCGTTGACCTGATGTATGAAGGCGGTATCGCCAACATGAACTACTCCATCTCAAACAATGCAGAGTATGGTGAGTATGTGACTGGTCCTCGCGTTATCAACGACGAAAGTCGCGCAGCGATGCGTCAAGCGCTGAAGAATATTCAGGAAGGTAAATACGCCAAGCAATTTATCCTGGAAGGCCAGTCAGGCTATCCTGAAATGACTGCCATGCGTCGCCTGAATGCCGAGCATCCAATCGAAATCGTTGGCGCCAAGCTACGCGACATGATGCCGTGGATTGGACGCAACAAGTTGGTCGATAAGGATAAGAACTAA
- the ilvN gene encoding acetolactate synthase small subunit, which translates to MRHIISLLMENEAGALSRVAGLFSARGYNIESLTVAPTEDASLSRMTIVTTGSEEIIEQITKQLNKLIDVVKLIDLTEGPHIERELMMVKCTTESAGQREEIMRLADIFRGNIIDVTDTTYTVELTGPGDKLDAFLKAVAGDLILEVVRSGVSGIARGERTLQL; encoded by the coding sequence ATGAGACATATCATTTCTCTGTTGATGGAAAATGAGGCCGGTGCATTGTCACGTGTGGCGGGATTGTTTTCGGCACGCGGTTACAATATAGAATCACTGACAGTAGCGCCGACAGAAGATGCTTCGCTTTCGCGTATGACGATTGTGACTACTGGCTCGGAAGAAATAATTGAGCAGATCACCAAACAGTTAAACAAGCTGATAGACGTGGTCAAGTTGATCGATCTGACAGAAGGTCCGCATATCGAACGCGAGTTGATGATGGTCAAGTGTACGACTGAATCGGCTGGTCAGCGTGAAGAGATTATGCGTCTGGCAGATATTTTTCGCGGCAATATTATTGATGTAACGGATACCACTTATACCGTAGAGCTGACAGGACCGGGTGACAAACTTGATGCCTTTCTCAAAGCGGTAGCTGGTGATTTGATACTGGAGGTTGTGCGTTCGGGTGTTTCTGGTATTGCCCGTGGCGAGCGTACCTTACAGCTTTAG